Part of the Paenibacillus terrae HPL-003 genome is shown below.
CATGACACTGCTGGACGGAATTATGGTTGAGTTGCTGTACAGTGGAAGCACCAACTACCACCGAAGGCTGAACACTGCATGGCCTATTTTTTGGCGTGGGATCACCTTAATCCCACCCCATGAAGCGTGAAGGAACAAGAAGGTAACGAGTGACAAATTTACAACTAATCTATATTCAAAGGGGAACGCTCGTCATGAATCGCAGCTGGATTTACGTTTTTATTGGTGGCCTTATTGAGGTCGTATGGGTCTCGGGTTTGAAGCACGCAGATTCTGCACTCGCCTGGATTGTAACCGTGCTGGCTATGATAGCCAGCTTTTATTTGATCATGAAAGCGGCCAGTCGTTTGCCCGTAGGCACGGTGTACGCTGTATTTACCGGACTTGGAACAGGCGGGACCGTTGTAGGTGAAATGCTGCTGTTCGGGGAACCGTTTCAATGGTCCAAAACGCTGTTAATCGCCCTTTTGCTGGCAGGTGTGGTCGGCCTGAAATTGGTTACTGACCGTGATGCTCAGGAAGGGAGTGGCGCATAATGGCTTGGATTGCATTGGTTATCGCGGGATGCTCGGAAGTGTTTGGAGTCATTGGCATGAAAGGCGTTACGACCGGCAAGGGCTGGAAAGCACTCATGCTCATGGTTCTATCTTTTGTCATTAGCTTCTCGCTGCTCAGCTACGCGATGAAGAGTCTGCCTATGGGAACTTCCTACGCAGTATGGACAGGCATCGGAACGGTCGGCAGCACGATTACAGGCATGTTCTTGTATGGTGAACAAAAAAGCGTATTGCGCGTCCTGTTCATCGCTATGATTCTTGCCGCAGCACTGGGTTTAAAGCTGATTTCTTAGCATTTTGCATAAATCCAAAGAGCGGCTTTCAATCAGCAATATATAGATCGGAATGATCCTGTCCGTCTATATATTGTACCCAAGAGCGAATGGAATCGAATGATGCAAAATGTTGATCTTAAAGGAGTGATGCCTTGTGATTACCACCGTAACGCTTAACGCGGCTGTGGATAAAATCTACACGGTTGCAGGCTTCGGTCTGAATGCCGTCCACCGGATCGAAGGTGGCCTGACGGTACCGGGCGGCAAAGGCGTGAATGCCGCCCGCGTCATTCGCACTTTGGGCGAGCCGGTGCGGGCGACGGGGTTTGCCGCCGGACACACCGGACGACTGCTCATTGACGGGTTGAGCGCAGAAGGCGTGAGCGCCGATTTCATCGAAACGGCGCACGGGGAAACTCGTCTCGCCATTACTGTGCTCGATCCGTCCACGCGCACGCAGACCGAGCTGATCGAAAGCGGCCCGACTATTGGGCCGCTTGAGCTGGCTGCGCTGCGACGCAAAATCACGACCCTTGCCGCAGACTCGGCTTGGGTCGTGTTCTCGGGCAGCCTGCCTCCGGGCTGCCCGCCGGATCTGTACGCCGAGCTGTGCACACTGGCGAAGGAGCGCGGCGCGCGAGTGGCGCTGGACGCCAGCGGCGAGGCCTTGCGCCTAGGGCTGCGCGGAAGGCCCGACCTCGTGAAGCCTAACGAGGACGAGGCCGCCCGCTTCGCCGGCATCGACGCCGCGCGCCCAGATGCCGCTGAAGCGGCGGCATCGCAGTTGCTGGAGGCCGGAGCGCAGCTGGCCGTCATCTCGCTGGGCGCGCGCGGGGCGCTGGCGGTGACGCGCGATGCGCGCTACCGCGTGAGCCTGCCGGACGCGGACATTGTCAGCGCGCTCGGCAGCGGTGACGCCATGGTCGCCGGGCTGGTCACCGGCGCGGCGGCGGGACTGGAGCTCCCGGCCATGCTACGGCGGGGAGCGGCCTGCGGCACGGCGGCAGCTTTGCACGCCATGGCCGGAAAGATTGAGCTCCAGGACGTGCAACGTCTGGAGCAGGGCATTACAGTGACGCTGTTGTAATCGGCGTCACTTTTTTCATGCAATCCAATATTCGTTTGTTCGAAGTTGCGAATGTTTGATGCTCGGAATGTCCTGTTCTCCGACTGACTTACAGCAAAACCCTGTTTTCCAGTATATTTTTCATACAAATATGCGACTTCGAAGGGCCTAATTTCACCAGTGAATCCTGAAACTCTGCAATTTCCTCTACCGACGCGGTTTGTACCTTGATGAGATAATTAAATTCCCCGCTGATGCGAAATAAATCGGTGACCTCTTTCGCTTCTCTACAAAAATCGACCAGTTCCTGGCAATACTCTGTCTTTAATAGAATAAACGTGGTCGTCCCACGATTCAGCTCCCGTAAATTAAATACAGTGCTATACCCGGAAATAATTCCTCGTTCCTCCAGCTTCATCATTCTTTCTTTAACGGAAGGTTGAGACATCGAGATTTCTTTACTGATCTGGGAAATAGATATCCGGGCGTCATGCTGAAGCAACTGCATAATTTTGTGGTCAATATCGTCTATGTGATGATGCATATCAAGCACCTCCTGTTTTAATTTTAAAAAATAATGTTTTTTGTGCGAATTAACTTTTATTTAATAACTAATATAGGTTAAAATCCTCACTTTTCATATATATAAACCGAATTATTATCCATATAATAAGGTGAAATTATATATAAGGAGAGATTCTAAGTGAGCGTGAAAGGTCTTGCACATGTGGCGATTCAAGCCCAGGATTATCAAGCAACCATTGCATTTTATACGGAGGTATTGGGTTTTAAAAGAGGACATCATTGGAGTCTGCCGTCTTTTCAAATTCGGGAAGCTTCCATGCTCATTTCACCGGATCAAATAACCTGTCTTGAGATTTTTGATAACGACGCAGTCATTCCTGCTCAAGGAAAAAAAGCTTCCTCCGAGGATGAAATTGCCCACGGTGCTTTGCTGCACTTCGCATTTTATGTGGATGATGTAAACGAAATATACCAAAAAGCCCTTGCTCATGGAGCAAGAACCTTTGTAAAACCGGATCAGCTCACGCTTGGTGAACCCCCTCTGGTGGTAAAAAACGCTGTGATCTACAGCCCCAATGGCGAGGTTATCGAATTTATCGAGGATGTAGATTTTGATATGTCTTATTCCAACTAAAAATAGCCAGCATCGTTATAAGCTCATGATTTCAAATTTACTGAAAAGTCCGCTTCCCTAGGAAGTGGGCTTTTTCA
Proteins encoded:
- a CDS encoding Lrp/AsnC family transcriptional regulator, which translates into the protein MHHHIDDIDHKIMQLLQHDARISISQISKEISMSQPSVKERMMKLEERGIISGYSTVFNLRELNRGTTTFILLKTEYCQELVDFCREAKEVTDLFRISGEFNYLIKVQTASVEEIAEFQDSLVKLGPSKSHICMKNILENRVLL
- a CDS encoding 1-phosphofructokinase family hexose kinase, which produces MITTVTLNAAVDKIYTVAGFGLNAVHRIEGGLTVPGGKGVNAARVIRTLGEPVRATGFAAGHTGRLLIDGLSAEGVSADFIETAHGETRLAITVLDPSTRTQTELIESGPTIGPLELAALRRKITTLAADSAWVVFSGSLPPGCPPDLYAELCTLAKERGARVALDASGEALRLGLRGRPDLVKPNEDEAARFAGIDAARPDAAEAAASQLLEAGAQLAVISLGARGALAVTRDARYRVSLPDADIVSALGSGDAMVAGLVTGAAAGLELPAMLRRGAACGTAAALHAMAGKIELQDVQRLEQGITVTLL
- a CDS encoding DMT family transporter; the encoded protein is MAWIALVIAGCSEVFGVIGMKGVTTGKGWKALMLMVLSFVISFSLLSYAMKSLPMGTSYAVWTGIGTVGSTITGMFLYGEQKSVLRVLFIAMILAAALGLKLIS
- a CDS encoding VOC family protein, with translation MSVKGLAHVAIQAQDYQATIAFYTEVLGFKRGHHWSLPSFQIREASMLISPDQITCLEIFDNDAVIPAQGKKASSEDEIAHGALLHFAFYVDDVNEIYQKALAHGARTFVKPDQLTLGEPPLVVKNAVIYSPNGEVIEFIEDVDFDMSYSN
- a CDS encoding DMT family transporter, with amino-acid sequence MNRSWIYVFIGGLIEVVWVSGLKHADSALAWIVTVLAMIASFYLIMKAASRLPVGTVYAVFTGLGTGGTVVGEMLLFGEPFQWSKTLLIALLLAGVVGLKLVTDRDAQEGSGA